A stretch of DNA from Gimesia chilikensis:
CAAAACAACTGTGGAAACAACAACACACTCAACTAAAGGAACAAAAATGTCTGATCCAACAGAAACAACTCGCCGTGAGATGGTGACACAGATCAATGCTATTGAAGGAAGTCGGGAATATCTTGAAGCCAAGCACGGCGAAGTGTGGGACACGACCGAGCTTCAGGAGCAATTTGAAGTCACGGGCTTCATGGCACCGTTTGTCGGTGTTCGTCGTCGATGTGACAACGTGCGGGGGAGTGTGATGTTCCAAGCGAGCCCTCGCTATTATTTCGGATTTTCCCCGGAATAGGTCCGTGGATGGTGGGGCTCTCAAGGATGGGAGCTTCACCTTTCGGACACCGGCAAGTATTGAAGAAGGCCATATTCATCATAAAACCAGTGGTAAGAAGCCTTGACCGTTCGTTGAAGGCTTCTTACCACCCCGTGATATTGGGAGAAATCCATTGAAACTCGTGCCTTACTACCGAGTATCCACGACAAAGCAGGCCAAGTCTGGACTTGGACTCGAAGGGCAAGAAGCCACAGTCAGTCAGTTCGCCAACGCCCATGGGGCACAAGTCCTCAAGTCGTATATCGAGGTCGAGACAGGCAAGTGGTCCGAACGACCAGAGTTGGCGAAGGCAGTTTCTCATGCCCGTCGATCCAAAGCCACACTCGTCATCGCCAAGCTCGACCGGCTGGCTCGCAACGTCCACTTCTTGAGTGGTCTCATGGAGGCAGGCGTCAAGTTCCTTGCCTGTGATCAGCCAAGTGCCAACGATCTGACCATTCACATCTTGGCGGCTGTTGCACAGGACGAAGCCCATCGGATCAGCGAGCGTACCAAGGCTGCGCTCAAAGCTTACAAAGCTCGTGGTGGTAAGCTTGGAGCGTCCAGACCTGAATGTCGTAACCTGACTACGGATGCGAGTAGAAGGGGCGCAACAGCAGCAGGTGAAGCCGCACGAAGAGAGGCCGACTCTGCTTACACTGACCTGTATCCAATCATGAGGGA
This window harbors:
- a CDS encoding recombinase family protein — protein: MPYYRVSTTKQAKSGLGLEGQEATVSQFANAHGAQVLKSYIEVETGKWSERPELAKAVSHARRSKATLVIAKLDRLARNVHFLSGLMEAGVKFLACDQPSANDLTIHILAAVAQDEAHRISERTKAALKAYKARGGKLGASRPECRNLTTDASRRGATAAGEAARREADSAYTDLYPIMRELRDKGVSLRAIARHLNDDGYETRRGRSWNHVQVRSVLRRYEVG